The DNA segment ACTACCCTATGATTTTTGTTTGAAAATAATTTTAAAGATCGGAAAGAACACCCAAAAGGAAATCGCGCTGTTGATGATCATTGTGATGACATCTGCCGTTGTTTCCCCGACGGAACCCATGCCCCAGGTATTCATGAACAGATTATAAATGGGGGCTTTATAGAAGCCCTGGGCTGCGGCTGCTCCAATCGTGATGACGATGTAAGCTACAACATACCAGAAGGCCGCCTGCCAAATGTTGCTGTTCGATTTAAACGTAATGCTTCGTTGAGCGAAGAAGTTAATAATCTGTGCGATAGCGAGAGTAATTTGCACCGCAAGGAAATAGGCCAGCCCTCCCCCGCCACCGGATGATAGTGCGCCCGCCGCATAGTCAAATACATAATAAGGGCTCCCATCAAAGTTGTGTCCGAACTGTAAAATTTGAAAACTAGTATTGACTAGAGCTGTCTTTGCAAACAAACTCTTAAAAGCTGGCATTAACACAAGCTGCAGCACTGTGATTCCATTACTCAATATAAAGAATACTAGAAATTGCGCAATATTAGGATGTTTTTCCTTATATCTATTCCAGATGCCCAACAGGCCAGCCACATTTTTATTAGAACTCATTTTCCCACTCCTCTATCGCTCATGTCAATCTTAATTATTGCTCTTAGCGAGCTTCAACATTTTAGCTCGCTCTTTGAAGAAATGCCGGAACCCTTTAAAAAACTGACCATTTACTACCATCAACAGCCCATCCAACATCGGCATGTTCACGATGCCGCCCGTCATTCTCGCAATTCCCCTAAACGGCATATGATAGATAGACATCATGATCAAATTGGCAGTGCTTCGTTTCCCTATTTTCCATAGGAAACCATGAGCGAAAGATATTAAGTGAAATGCGAATCTAGCAAATGCGCCTTTGGCATACTGGCACTGTGCAATCGTGTCGTTATAACCGATCGGCTTCGTTCGATCCCAAGTCGGCACGGGAACCTTCCAGCCTAGAAGACTCTCAAATTCCTCTTGACTGATCTTGCTGACCTGTCCTGAATAATAGGAAGGCAGCTTCTCCTGATCATATGGAAGCGGAGCATTCGTTCCTTCCACGACCAATGTTTCCGTCAATCTAATATCCGCACTGGATGCGCCAACCATAATGACATATTCCGCTTGTTCGACTTCCCATCTATCCGTCTTTACATTGAAATAACGGAAGGTCTTATCGTCGAAAGGGATCATAACCGTTTTGGTTTCTCCCGCTTGCAGGGACACTTTGGTAAATCCCTTTAATTCTTTCTTTGGTCTGAAAATCTCTCCCGTCTTGCAGCCGATGTAGAGCTGCGCTACTTCCATTCCGGCTCTGCTCCCGGTATTCGTTATTTTAAAAACGACACCTTCTTCAATCACTTGGATATCGGAGTATTCGAAGGTGGTATAGCTCAGGCCGTAGCCAAACGGAAACAGCACCTCTACGTTCGCAGTATCATAATAGCGGTAGCCGATATACAAGCCTTCTCTATATTCAACACTGACCTCTTTGCCCGGAAAATGATAATATGCGGGCGTATCCTCATAACGAAGCGGATACGATTCCGCCAATTTGCCGGAAGGATTCACTTTGCCGGACAATACTCTAAGAATCGCTCCTGCACCTGCCTGACCGCTTAAATAACCGTGAACTAGGCCCTTCACTTTATCAATCCATGGCATTTCTACCGCAGAACCGCACGACAAAACAACTACGATATTCGAGTTCACTTTATACAGCTCATGAAGCAAATCGACTTGGTTCTGGGGAATCTTCATGCTCTGCCGATCCAGTCCTTCAGCCTCCGTCACTTCATCCAGACCCAGGTATAATAGAACTACTTCCGCCTGCTTGGCGAGCGCGCATGCCCGGTCTATCTTTCTCTGGCTTCGTTTCCCGTAGCGCTCAAATCCAGGCTCATAGCCCACACTAGCAATTCCCGCCTCCTGCAAATAATCCAAGGTGTGATCCAGAATCGTCGGATTCACAATCGATGATCCAGCCCCTTGATATCTGGAGTTTTGTGCAAAATCGCCAATAACCGCTACTTTAACACCGGCTTTGAGCGGCAAAATATGATCTTCATTTTTAAGAAGCACGATAGATTCTTCAGCCGCCTCCCGGGCCGCTCTATGGTGCTCCTCCGCATCAAACTCGGTACTAGAAATTTTCTTAAACACTTCTTCCGTCGAAAAAACTAGCTCAAGCAGCCGATCTACGCATTCGTCCAGAACTTCTTCTTTCAGCTCTCCGCTTCGCACGGCTCGAATAATGTCCTCATTCGTCTCCCCTGCTGTCGTAGGCATCTCAAGTTCATTGCCGGCCAAGAGCCCAGCCACGCGATCATTGCTGCCCCCCCAATCGGTAACGACAACGCCTTCGAAATTCCATTCCTTGCGCAAAATTTCCCGCATTAAATGCAGGTTCTCATTCGTATACTCCCCATTCAGCTTATTGTAAGAAGACATAACGGTCTTCGTCTTGCCTTCCGTAACAGCAATCTCGAACGCCGTTAAATAAATCTCCCTGAGCGTCCTCTCATCCACGATCGTATCAATCGACATCCGTCTTTCTTCCTGATTATTGGCGGCAAAATGCTTCACACAAGCTGAAATTCCTTGCGATTGAATCCCGCGGATATAGCCCGCAGCCATTTTACCAGCATGATAAGGATCTTCGCTGAAATATTCGAAGTTTCTCCCGCATAAAGGGCTGCGCTTCATGTTCACTCCCGGCCCGAGCAGCACGTTGACTTTCTGGGCAACGGCTTCTTTGCCAAGATATCTTCCAATTTTCTCTCCTAGCTCCGGATTCCAGCTATTAGCTACCGTTGCTGCCGTTGGAAAGCATGTCGCTGGAAGACTGGCATTCAGCCCCAAATGATCGGCTGCGGCCTGTTGCTTGCGAATCCCATGTGGACCATCTGCTAGGAACATGCTAGGAATGCCGAGTCGGTCAATATTTTGCGTCTGCCAGAAATCTTTGCCCGACATCAAAGAGGCTTTCTCTTCCAATGTCATTTTCTTTATAATTTCAGTATGTTTCATCGTCTCTTCCTTTATTTTTGGCGGTACCCCATACAGAGTACCGCCAGAATATTTTTAATTTAATTTTTAACTTAAGCCGCGGCTTGAACAGCAGGTTTCCGTTTGCGGAATAAGAAGTAGAAGCCGGCAGCAACGCCAATAACAATAATAATGTCTACTGCAATCGTAATCTTCGCCCATCCCGGTAAATCCGTACTCATCCCGTTATCCATCCCATTACTGTTCGCTACAGTGTACAGCACATTATGTGCGTTATCTCTCATTGCCCATAACGTATCATTGCTCTTTGCATCGACTTCCGGCACACCGTACGGCGCAACCCCGGTAAGAAGGATATCATTGCCTGCCCTGAAAGCGAGCTCAGCGGTCATATACGGATAAGAAGGACCAATAAAGAAGTCTGTATTGACGATCCCTTTGAAGCCCCATTCATTGCGAAGTACTTCTTTCATTAGCGCCGGACTCGCTCCAACCCATGTATGACCAATACTGTTGAATGCGGACATCGCGCCTTTTGCGTCCCCTTCCTTCACCGCATATTCAAATGCCCTCAGGTAGATTTCACGGATCGCCTGTTCGTTGCT comes from the Paenibacillus lentus genome and includes:
- a CDS encoding glycoside hydrolase family 3 C-terminal domain-containing protein translates to MKHTEIIKKMTLEEKASLMSGKDFWQTQNIDRLGIPSMFLADGPHGIRKQQAAADHLGLNASLPATCFPTAATVANSWNPELGEKIGRYLGKEAVAQKVNVLLGPGVNMKRSPLCGRNFEYFSEDPYHAGKMAAGYIRGIQSQGISACVKHFAANNQEERRMSIDTIVDERTLREIYLTAFEIAVTEGKTKTVMSSYNKLNGEYTNENLHLMREILRKEWNFEGVVVTDWGGSNDRVAGLLAGNELEMPTTAGETNEDIIRAVRSGELKEEVLDECVDRLLELVFSTEEVFKKISSTEFDAEEHHRAAREAAEESIVLLKNEDHILPLKAGVKVAVIGDFAQNSRYQGAGSSIVNPTILDHTLDYLQEAGIASVGYEPGFERYGKRSQRKIDRACALAKQAEVVLLYLGLDEVTEAEGLDRQSMKIPQNQVDLLHELYKVNSNIVVVLSCGSAVEMPWIDKVKGLVHGYLSGQAGAGAILRVLSGKVNPSGKLAESYPLRYEDTPAYYHFPGKEVSVEYREGLYIGYRYYDTANVEVLFPFGYGLSYTTFEYSDIQVIEEGVVFKITNTGSRAGMEVAQLYIGCKTGEIFRPKKELKGFTKVSLQAGETKTVMIPFDDKTFRYFNVKTDRWEVEQAEYVIMVGASSADIRLTETLVVEGTNAPLPYDQEKLPSYYSGQVSKISQEEFESLLGWKVPVPTWDRTKPIGYNDTIAQCQYAKGAFARFAFHLISFAHGFLWKIGKRSTANLIMMSIYHMPFRGIARMTGGIVNMPMLDGLLMVVNGQFFKGFRHFFKERAKMLKLAKSNN